CACTTCACAGTAGTCCAAAGTATGAACCTCTCTTTCTTTGAGATAACCATTCTTCACCAAAACATTCATGTTCTTTAAGATCATATGACCAAGTCTTGAGTGCCAACGGTTTGTCAGATTCACCTCTGCTCTTGACACATTTGCTTCAGCTTTAGCTATGGATCCTTGCAAGTAATACAAGCCGCCTTTATAATCTCCTGAAATTACCTTCTTGTCATTTTTACAGAACGTGACCTTGTAGTCTTCGCCAGTGTACTTGCATCCATTTTTCTCCATTTGACCATACAAAATTAGATTCCTAACCATTGAAGGCATGTACCTCACCCCAGTCAGAACTACCATAGACTGATCCGGATTTACACTCTTCATTTTTCCAATTCCTTTCACCTCACTGACAGTATTGTTTCCCATTAGTACTTTTCATCCTTCAAACTCCTCTAGATCAAATAGGACTTCTTTGTTAGGTGTGATGTGAAACGTGCACCCTAAGTCAAGAACCCATTCATCTTTAGTATCTTGCATACTTGCAGTTAAGATCATAGGAAACTCCTTCTCTTGAGCAACATTTGCGGAACTTGAAGCTCTCTGATCTTTCCTTTCAGGACAATCTCGTTTAAAATGACCTTCTTTTCCACACACCCAACATTCTCTAGCTTTAGCTTGAGACTTGCCTCTTGACTTCGATCTGAAGCCTTTGCTCTTTGATCTATTCTTCCCTTGGTGATCAGAACGCTTATCTGATCTTCCTCTTGAGACCACAAGTCCTTCAGCGTTTGACTTAGGCCGCTTATTCAACCCTTTCTCTTTGAGCTCTGCTTCCTTCGCGTATGCTGTCGTTGTTACTTCTTTAACAGTGAGTGTCTCTTTTCCATTTCCATACTTTAGAGTATGAACCAATGAATCGTATTGAGTAGGAAGACTCGTTAGGATCTGTATCGCCTGATCTTCATCTGACACATTTATGTTAAGACTTGCAAGATCATCCACAATCTTCAGGAACTTATCAAGATTCTCTTCGATACTCTTATTCTCATCAATCTTGTAACTTGCAAAACTCTGCTTTAGATAGATGCGGTTAGGAAGAGTCTTGGTTTGATAGTCCCCTTCTAAAGCTTTCCACACCCCCCAAGGCTATGGTTTCTTTCATCACCTTTCTCAGAACTATATTTGTCAAGCTAGAACAAATAAGATTCCGAGCTCTTGTAACCTTTTCTTTAGCCAAAGGATCTTTCTTCACTTCCTGATCAGTGACAGATGACTCACTATCAGTTTCCTTCTTTGATGTACTTGTCTCGAGACTTAAGATGTGTCCCAGGCCTTGCAACTCCAGTTGCATTAACATCATAAACTTCCACATGCTGAAATCACCAGATTCATCAAACTTCTCCATCTCGAACTTAGTGTGTACCTTCTCCATTTCAATCTTCCTAAAATCAATAACACACTCAGTATCTCAACTTCACACAATGTCAAGCCACACAGATCTGAACCGCTACACCGCAGATCCAATCCCGATCACCTAGTTCTCTTCACCgagaacctggctctgataccacttgttaggTATCAACTAGGTTCGACTTGATCTTGATCAGGTTAACTGGCTTAGCCTTCGAATCGATCTGTTCGTTTCTTAACAAATGGAAGTCACGAACGAAACCTCAAAACGCAAACACAAAGAACAACGCAAGATGTTCACCCGGTGTTCACCGCACCTCTCTCTAAACGTCGAGAGGCCGCTATCCCTCACCGGGGCTAGCTCAGCTAGCAATCCACTATAACCGATTCGATTACAGAGTACAATATCACAAACTTGATACCGTGTGTTCTTCTTGCAGCTATGACAAATGTGTACACAAAGAATTGCTCGGAGTAGATTACGTTAGCGACTACGACGAAGATGACAGCCTTTCAACCTCCAGTTCCTCCGATGACGACGGCGGACGCAGCCTGAACCAGAGAAAGCACCGAGACCTCAAGAGCTATGATCGCACCTGATCTCTCTACTCTTGATCTCACTTTCTCCTTCCAGCTTTTCCGtaatctctctcttttctctgtGTGTGTTAAACCCTTTCTTTCGCCACACTCTGTTTCGGTGAAGGAGACGATGATATAACGGCCTGTGGGACCCTTCCGCGTAACAACCATGAAACGCTCTGTTTTCAGTTCCTCGAGCTAAACTGATTCGGGCCGTCTTTCAAGCCCAGAACTCCTTCAACATTCTTCTGATCAATTATAACGCGAACCCATTAGCAAGCCCATTAACTAAACGACACAGCTTCACAAATAATTGAATAGAAGAAGATACGGACATCATTGATGGCGGTTGGCGGTTGGTTATGAACGGCGGCCAATCTTCCTTCACATGAGGTCAAGACATACgagtagagaagaagaagagcagaaACATGAGCGACTGGAGGAAGTTCGTGATATATGGTTTTACGGAGCGCGTTACTACCTCTCATGCTTTTGGAACAATGTCGGCTTGGATTGAAGAAGGAGATATATATAAGGGTTTCTTCTCTCCTGGGCCACCTAGGATGCCATGTCACAAAGTCGAAGCATGTATGCACGAAACGTGTCCAAGgagatatttatatttatatattaggtCTAGAAACACACATGTGGGGTTTGGGAAAAATGGGTGGGGTTTGGGATTAACAATAATTGAATAGAATAAATGAAAACCAAACCATTCTGTTTAGtctaaatgaataattaaattagaccgGGTTACGGTCGTTAcattaacatttcataacaaaCTTTTTCTCTTTGACTCATCTTCTTCACCATAGCTTTCAAAAGCTTGAGAGAGAGGTAAAAGAATGGAATCTGAGAAGAGAAACCATGTGAGACGGAATAGAGAAACCTCAGAAATATGTTTCTGTAAGGATACGTTTCTCTTTGCATCTTCAGATAGGTCATACATCTATCTACTTCAGACTTGATCTACAAGTAAACATCGTGAGCTTTCTCTTTATCATTTAGCTCTTTATTTTCGGGTATGAATCGTCGCGCTTGGGCATAGTGCAGGCACAAATATGTCATTTTCCAGTACGCAATTGTGTCTCTGTACCTCCGTAATCTCTGTTCTGCATCGATATGCAAACATCTCAGCACACCCTGCAATCATCACTATGTTGATATGCAAATGTATTTGCACCCCTCAATCACTATACATTTGTGTCGCTATCTCAGATGTCTCTAGCCCCCTCAATCACCATATAGTCCCTATtttcataactatatatatgtatcatcaCTTAATTTCATGCAATCCAAACAACAGTGGAATCCTCTACACTTATATTTCAAGTTTACAATGAATATATTAACTACGACTCAAGACTCAAATAGACACAATTCATACGTATGGAACATGCTTCGGAAACTAAACTACCATAGAAGTAGTTCTACACTACTATGTGATCTTACGGAATAGCCCTCACCTTATCAATGTGTAAAAGTGATGTCTACTAACTCCAAATGCTCAAacggactccaaatctgaaacatGGCAAAAAAATCGAGTCATACCGCGCTTTGAACAGTTGGAAAAGGATAACCAGTGGAATAGTCAAAGTCAACAGAAAAAATATTGGTCTTGTCAACGATCAACCCGATCAACTTTGAAACAAGCCGGTCAACCCTTAACCAGATTGAAATCAAATTGAACCAACCGGTTTTCCTTAAACGAAATTTATTGCAATTggaaatcaaattaattaaacaaaccAGTCTATcctaatcaaaattaaataattttaaccaACTGGTTTGACCTAACCGAATCCAAATCTAATTAAACCAACCAGTTGACTGGGTCACTTAGTTGACGACTCAGACGAATTGCCAAGTCACTGACTCTGGTGATGGTCACTGACGTCGGCTTACTGGAAAATGTCCCTAGTGGTGGCAGCTCCGGCAAAGGCCTGTGGCGAGGGAGCTGCGTGTAAATCCGGCTAGCTGCGGTGGAGCGTGAGATgcacacccccccccccccaaactTATGGCCTGTGTGTGGAAGTGCCTTATGGAGGCATTGTTGCTGAACTTCCTGTTTCGACTCGTCTCCGTGAGAGAAACACGATGGTGGCCTTAgattcaaaaaaagaaatggtGGCCTTAGATTCAAAAATGGTTAGGGAGTTATGGACGATTTCTAAACCGccacataaaaaaaacaaatctaaaaaaGGTAGTTCCAGTTTACCTTCGATGATTAACGTCGGTCGACCAAAGTGCATATGTTATCTCCCGACCTCACCTATGAGATTGAATGATAAGGAGAAAATTGCTGGGGATAATTAATCTAGGAAGTCATTCCTCTTGAGCAGGATATCGACCTTCTTCTCTTGGCCAAAAGATTTACGGCTCCTGAGCCGGGTTTTGCTCCTACCTCCAGgtaaaaaaagaaatttctaATAAAGAGAAATTATATGGGGAGATATAACCTAATTCTCGACTAAGGACAACCTATAACAAGGGGTCCCAAACCCTAGAACAAGGGATCGACTATTCATGATTTTAACTATAGATATAGCTGCGGCCAGAATTAGGATTTCTTACCTAATATGTTGTAATTCTAGCTCCCTTGATTAACAATTATTTTGACCGTTAAATTTTGTCTTTACTACTTGCTTCTTGGTTCTGTAATATCACGGAAAACCTTACTTAAAATTACCCTAGCAATAAGAGGGAAAACATACCAACTAGGTGAAGAAGATGCACTTAGATTGGAGCGggtcggttttaattttttttaacactagtTTAGGTGGTTTGGTATTAAAATTAGATAGTAAACCGGTCAAATCAACtattatgtgtatatatgttttaaacttAAATTTGATGTGTAAATAGGTTAGGAAATTTTTATCGGGAGAGATTTAGCATGAAATCATAATTTGAGAGATATTTGATGCTATATAGTACTTCTTGTGGGATGTAGATAGTTAACCCTGAGAGATACAATATTGTACGTAATTAATTCACGAGGGAGATTAACGCTTCGTAACAAACTTTTCCTCTTTGACTCGTCTTAGACTCATCTTCTCCACCGTAGCTTTCAAAAGCTTGATAGAGGTCAAAGGTTGGAATCTGAGAAGAGAAACCATGTGAGACGAAATAGAGAAACCTCGGAAATAAGTTTCTGTAAGGATCACTTTCTCTTTGCATCTTCAGATAGGTCATACATCTTTCTACTTCAGACTTGACCTGCAAGTAAACATCGTGAGCTTTCTCTTTATCATTTAGCTCATTCCGTTTGCCTTCTGTTTCTATTGGTTTTCCGAAATGCACGTACAAACGTCCAGGGATCTTGGGAATTATTCCAGGCACATGCAAATCTTGATTCCCCAATTCACCTTCTTCACCGTTCCTAATCTTATTGTCATTACCAGATTCAGAAGGAGGAGTTGCGGTATATAGTCTCAAGAAGTGATGGAAATAATATACCTCAATTTGGTAGCGTCCTGTGTTATCTCTTGTATGAAATTCTTTATGAAAGGGATCTTCATTTGATCATTGTAATCCAAAACCATCTGAGAATCGCTCAAAGAAGTTACTCAAAAGAGCCGATTGAAATGGGTGGACACAGAATAGACTTGGCACTCTAAAGCTAGTTTTAAAAATGTTGATCATTGTAATCCAATACGGAAAAGAGACTATGCTTACTTGACAGAGATCATCTTCTCCAACAACGCCAAAAGGAATGATTTTTGCTCCAAATTTAGATGCGATCCTTGCAAACTCTGAGTGTTGTGGCCAAAACAACTTGTATTCTTCACCCTGTAGAAAATGTGAATAACCACAGATTTGACAAGAAGGCCGccaaataatgaaaatataaagcATTACCTTTCTGTGCAAAGCTTCACGGACACCTCCAGGATACAAAAGCACATGAGCTTTCGAACGAAGTAGTTTGTTGAAATTGAGACTAGAGACAGGGACCGCCCCACCTATCCTAACCGAGTCGAACATCTGCATATCAGGGAGTTTTGAGCCTACTGTTTTGCTAAACATCATGGGATGGGCCAGTCCACGCAACATaatgttcttttctttcaagagATGAATTGCTAACTGAAGCAATTCGATACCAAGCAACATGTGATTCCCAACATAAATAACCGGGCCCTCTGAAGGTATTCCTGCAAGTGATCTTACTATAGTGCCGTTTTCTAGAGTTGAGAAAAATGCTGGAGAAATCGCAGCGGTTACTAATCTGTACCAGAGGAATTAATAGTAACACTACCTTATCagtcaaaattttttttttttggacacaGAAATTGGACAGATAAGATCAGAATAGTGATGCAGAAACTGACTTTTGTGATTCTTCAAACTCTTTGAACTCAAACGGAGTGGGCATAATGTAATCGGAAATGTAATCAAGTGTCTTTCCACGGCGATAAAAATAGGCAAACTTGATGATAGTCACGAGATCTACTCCATCCTCCTAGCATTACACTATTATTGATCAGTCGAGCTGTAAGATTATTTGTAAATCAAACACAGTATAGAAGTTCCATTGCACCAAAGCTGGTAGAAACTAGATAGTCAATGAAAGCAGAAGATGTTTTAAATTCATTGTTAAAGCACTGACGCAAATAAAGTTCTTACCAAGAAGAGGAACTGTCCATTATTCTTAAACTTACGGACTTCACATTTCGGCAATGTACAAAGAAGTCTTTCAATGTCTTCCTTGTTAAGTAACCACTGATCGCGTCCACTGTAATATTCATAACCATATAAAGGAACAATTCAGCTTCCAGAGATCGCTAAACTTCTACGTATGACTAATAATGAAACAGGGAGGTTGACAAGTTTATGAACCTCAGAAGTATCAGTGTTTGGGCTTTGACTGTGTACATATGAGAATTAAGAGATGCTGAAGCAGACTTAAGCAGGTGAAGCTTCCATAGAAGTGTGCCCTTAGGCAAGATCCTAATTAACGTCTGTAAATAGTATTTTCTTTCTTGAGTTCTATCACATAACACATGTAATGAATGGAGAAAGTAAAATAGAAACAGCAAAATGAAGAAGACACATGAGCAAATTGCTTGTTAAACACTAAAATCTGCTATATCacttgttatctgaaaatagtATTACAGATAGATTAGCTGAAGTTGCAAAGAAGTCTCCAAAGATCCCTCTGCCAATCTGCGCAACATCAGCTCCATTCAGGATAGTCTCTAAGATTGTCGCCAACGGGTAAcctatgttttttaaaattagccctgattttgtaacaaaactagaCACTTAAACCCGTCTTTCAGAGAGAAAATTTCggacccttttttttttgtatttccaTTTAATCAGGTGCAAGAAATAAAAGGAGTTGAAACTTTACCAAGCTTAAACCCAAAGTTTTCCTCTATCAAGATGGGAACTTGGTCAGGCAAGAATTCCAGTAGACCGGATAAAGGTTGCAAAATGAAGTTGTTTAAACGTGTGACTGCATCAAACAT
The window above is part of the Brassica napus cultivar Da-Ae chromosome C8, Da-Ae, whole genome shotgun sequence genome. Proteins encoded here:
- the LOC106414337 gene encoding phytyl ester synthase 2, chloroplastic-like; its protein translation is MYVGGLCSMAITVRICPIISSVSTRAYNLDFFYRNSIQRSTSVAYGPKLRGKVKATVNPYSFSEVAQPEVRKSLNDFFVEAGDFLSTDGGPPRWFSPLECGARAPGSPLLLYVPGIDGTGLGLIRHHRRLGEIFDIWCLHFPVSDRTPSRDIVKLIERTVRYHRFPNWPIYIVGESIGACLALDVAASNPDINLVLILANPVTRLNNFILQPLSGLLEFLPDQVPILIEENFGFKLGYPLATILETILNGADVAQIGRGIFGDFFATSANLSTLIRILPKGTLLWKLHLLKSASASLNSHMYTVKAQTLILLSGRDQWLLNKEDIERLLCTLPKCEVRKFKNNGQFLFLEDGVDLVTIIKFAYFYRRGKTLDYISDYIMPTPFEFKEFEESQKLVTAAISPAFFSTLENGTIVRSLAGIPSEGPVIYVGNHMLLGIELLQLAIHLLKEKNIMLRGLAHPMMFSKTVGSKLPDMQMFDSVRIGGAVPVSSLNFNKLLRSKAHVLLYPGGVREALHRKGEEYKLFWPQHSEFARIASKFGAKIIPFGVVGEDDLCQMVLDYNDQMKIPFIKNFIQEITQDATKLRNGEEGELGNQDLHVPGIIPKIPGRLYVHFGKPIETEGKRNELNDKEKAHDVYLQVKSEVERCMTYLKMQRESDPYRNLFPRFLYFVSHGFSSQIPTFDLYQAFESYGGEDESKTSQRGKVCYEALISLVN